A genome region from Camelina sativa cultivar DH55 chromosome 10, Cs, whole genome shotgun sequence includes the following:
- the LOC104716515 gene encoding filament-like plant protein 5, producing MDGSRGWPWKRKSSDKATTDKLVVANESTPVCSLSYLASLENQEKCKNTNYVQITMDSYTHMSKMEDQVKLFEVEVKDLRDKLTLAHSEINTKESLILQHAKVAEEAVSGWEKADAETLTLKRQLESVTLLKLTAEDRASHLDDALRECTRQIRIVKDESDQKLKDVILAKTTHWDKIKSELEGKIDELSQGLHRAASDNGALTRSLQERSEMIVRISEEKSKSEADVEKLKTNLQLAEKEISSLKYDVHVASKEVEIRNEEKNMSLRSAEIANKHHLEGVKKIAKLEAECQRLRGLLRKKLPGPAAMAQMKIEVESLGHEFTDPRAQRGIAQNPSHNAHIAKAEIATDHKLEECKRENAYLKRHTLEMEEEIQTLKVHLAARNNELQVSRNVCAKTLGKLKILEGQMHMFHNDKNALKSNIINLSESPSSVTSVSEDGFDEEGSSSECGPATSTDSHKVRKVCVDGSSNPRSSNRLELMDDFLEIEKLAANDPDGANSASKSSNSACSSISVYKQSASKSSEQDEDTTTLDQLLTVLHSRTNRIFESQEGITIEKIVEAARLSIQEMQGSSPKNLSNLLFEVADETLEKHVLPSQDTKSNGNVEKNTKKQDFESDKVTLLVKEVDESDSDPLGDTLPKTEDHRVDNELDDSSCKSLLKEVEQLKLEKENIALELSRCLQNLESTKAGLEEKEQLISKLKSQLAASEDLQSLAETQLKCVTESYKSLELHAKDLEAKVKSLEEETERLEMAFSTEKRGHEETLAKCRDLQEQLQRNETCKKCSSSKLQPNQEKDIASATEKLAACQETIHLLSQQLQSLQPDSNHSIPKSQSPEKNLQQHKTSEPTLNSSLDDLLHDHIIQPSRSVRHTVNPTVHAIIKSSSVSSSSKDDNEKHTRGLGRFFSSKQKNNGR from the exons atggacggTAGTAGAGGTTGGCCATGGAAGAGAAAGTCTTCAGACAAAGCTACGACAGATAAACTAGTTGTTGCAAACGAGTCAACTCCTGTTTGTTCTTTGTCCTACTTGGCTTCTCTCGAGAATCAG gaGAAGtgtaaaaacacaaactatGTTCAGATTACTATGGATTCATACACGCATATGAGTAAAATGGAGGATCAGGTCAAGTTGTTTGAAGTTGAAGTTAAGGATCTTAGAGATAAACTCACTCTTGCTCACTCTGAGATCAATACTAAAGAATCTTTGATTCTTCAACATGCCAAAGTCGCTGAAGAAGCTGTTTCTG gATGGGAGAAGGCTGATGCAGAAACTTTGACACTTAAACGTCAACTCGAGTCTGTTACACTCTTGAAGCTTACTGCCGAGGATAGAGCTTCGCATTTGGATGATGCGCTGAGAGAGTGCACGAGGCAAATAAGGATTGTGAAAGATGAGAGTGACCAGAAGCTCAAAGATGTGATTCTTGCTAAGACCACTCACTGGGACAAGATCAAATCCGAGCTTGAAGGTAAGATTGATGAATTGAGCCAAGGACTTCACCGAGCAGCTTCTGACAATGGGGCACTTACTAGATCGTTGCAAGAACGATCAGAGATGATAGTAAGGATCAGTGAGGAAAAGTCTAAATCTGAGGCTGATGTGGAGAAGCTGAAGACTAATCTTCAGTTGGCTGAGAAAGAGATTAGTTCGCTGAAGTACGATGTTCATGTTGCTTCAAAAGAAGTGGAGATCCGCAACGAAGAGAAGAACATGAGTTTGAGGTCAGCGGAAATCGCAAACAAACATCATCTGGAAGGAGTTAAAAAGATTGCAAAACTTGAAGCAGAGTGCCAAAGGCTAAGAGGGCTTCTTCGAAAGAAGCTTCCTGGTCCAGCTGCTATGGCTCAAATGAAGATAGAAGTTGAAAGCTTAGGGCATGAATTCACAGACCCTCGAGCACAGAGAGGCATAGCTCAAAATCCTAGTCACAATGCACACATCGCAAAGGCAGAGATTGCTACTGATCATAAGTTGGAAGAGTGCAAAAGAGAGAATGCATATCTCAAGAGACATACATTGGAGATGGAGGAAGAGATCCAGACGCTTAAAGTACATCTCGCTGCACGTAACAATGAACTGCAGGTTTCAAGAAATGTATGCGCTAAGACTCTTGGAAAGCTCAAGATTCTTGAAGGGCAGATGCATATGTTTCACAATGACAAGAATGCTCTGAAATCAAATATCATAAATCTTTCTGAAAGTCCATCCAGTGTCACCTCAGTATCCGAAGATGGGTTTGATGAAGAAGGAAGTTCCTCTGAGTGTGGTCCAGCAACCTCAACAGATTCTCATAAAGTAAGAAAAGTATGTGTTGATGGTTCCTCAAATCCTCGGAGTTCTAATAGACTGGAGTTAATGGATGACTTCTTAGAGATTGAGAAGTTGGCAGCGAATGATCCAGATGGAGCTAACTCAGCTTCAAAATCTTCCAATAGTGCCTGCAGTAGTATATCTGTTTACAAACAGTCCGCTAGTAAGTCCAGTGAGCAAGATGAGGATACAACAACACTTGATCAGCTGTTAACGGTTCTCCACTCAAGAACCAACAGGATATTTGAATCTCAAGAGGGCATTACCATTGAGAAAATCGTTGAAGCGGCAAGACTTTCGATCCAAGAGATGCAAGGATCATcacccaaaaacctctcaaATCTTCTGTTTGAAGTTGCTGATGAAACTCTAGAGAAGCATGTTTTGCCATCTCAGGATACCAAAAGCAACGGAAATGTGGAgaagaacacaaagaaacaagattttgAAAGCGACAAGGTTACATTGCTAGTTAAAGAGGTTGACGAGTCAGATTCTGATCCACTGGGAGACACATTACCTAAGACAGAGGATCACCGTGTAGATAATGAGCTGGATGATTCATCATGCAAGAGCTTGTTGAAAGAGGTGGAACAGCTTAAGTTAGAGAAAGAGAACATTGCATTAGAATTATCAAGATGTTTGCAGAATCTTGAAAGTACAAAGGCAGggttggaagaaaaagaacagcTCATATCGAAGCTGAAATCACAGCTCGCTGCTTCAGAAGATCTCCAAAGCTTGGCTGAAACACAGCTTAAATGCGTGACTGAGTCATACAAATCACTTGAACTCCATGCCAAAGATCTAGAAGCTAAAGTGAAAAGCTTGGAAGAAGAGACAGAAAGACTTGAAATGGCTTTCTCCACAGAAAAGCGTGGCCATGAGGAGACTCTAGCTAAATGCAGAGACCTTCAAGAACAATTGCAAAG GAATGAGACTTGCAAAAAGTGTTCATCATCCAAACTCCAACCTAATCAG GAGAAAGACATAGCATCTGCAACAGAGAAGCTTGCAGCTTGCCAAGAAACAATTCACTTACTCAGCCAACAgttacaatccttacaacctgACAGCAACCACAGTATTCCCAAATCTCAATCCCCTGAGAAGAACCTTCAACAGCACAAAACCTCAGAACCAACACTGAACTCTTCACTAGATGATTTACTCCATGATCATATCATCCAACCATCTCGTTCTGTTAGACACACAGTAAATCCAACAGTTCACGCAATCATCAAGTCTAGCTCTGTTTCTTCATCATCCAAAGACGATAATGAGAAGCATACGCGCGGACTAGGCAGATTTTTCTCCTCTAAACAGAAGAACAATGGACGTTAA